In one Drosophila pseudoobscura strain MV-25-SWS-2005 chromosome X, UCI_Dpse_MV25, whole genome shotgun sequence genomic region, the following are encoded:
- the Alms1a gene encoding actin cytoskeleton-regulatory complex protein PAN1 isoform X2, whose amino-acid sequence MSGHHRSTTHHHKHTDERRLLASRVPPKAREYLSELAVDRELERFMALSSTNSSGTSRSNMSMHSAQLYCTSRSAVAPSKPARCSGRNGGKKTSAAAAGQQPSTAATSTDAPVASVPKETQSEEEIIKVIPIVATDCIVGCERIRTSQSVSVEDLRTPTKAAATQAPDRTPQKKTKNTQTPESAVKSHKRLEWDPAADVGYYKRAVSTSNLSTLERSILEECWRQPQQRSETDLDRLQLEQGTTPLPLPQRPPLASSTFVNRSERKTTPSLGSIRSSSNQSNRSSSRRESKSQSRCTSPNGGSSVASSFDYQSSLPLGQGRSQKQLAKEEERQYTAAQLEKVMADAASRRQAKENKENCQPATQRGSDSSSSSVTAAGTEAESEAGSGSGPKGELDLGVDLLCSLVQARSLSHIQKKHLIRDIAKRISCIELGETLRFRQSPKKGKAGAQCQDMATNTTASKPRPVPAPRTLVLVANASGSSATSSSKEMITARSNPRTSKSSSQPTEQEQQSPSSEASISNEVEASSSHSNDAAPAPEIAPAPEPAPAPEPAPAPEIAAAPELAAAPEPAPAEMELVSQEWLNPMTQSEIEYEERSRSSSNDTEWRPTISWIELEIKRLQSVHKCMTSNSCRLVGPVDHKSPTNPTAAIEYNPLIGAKPLIEVLPAASIPVAKAPQRRTVPVRARMLRGAQEERPRLIGSLHPQGGQKEPLPCEEQPPAEGRSLTNVEPPAPPPATPELQVTPPIPPPPPPPVPRSIPQRGKMATPNSSSDGGRSESVCSFVQQRQRQFMEHYQNQQQQQLQQLQQHQQLQQQQEMQQQQRIYQKRQQQEHHLRPQMHLLHCPQHQEHHHPQHRQHRHCHPAVHGHGPSVHQQQHTAPQHYIQMQYSLPAAEAGAGGDAGVYYTAVPQGYSLLNNDAIAEYVQVAAAAVGGGGGTTTTATTTSSSISSMLCLSSEMSIPMGGGVVNTSKTTTTTTTHQYDDAMADSTGQRHRRDQNQNQNQKQRLMQTQRRGTHGIAYMIQFGDSEMLQTMSLQDHLQLARPKFCAKSKQRKAILNEMQMLRSERRRELEQLLGEDVSLETLDRRLQRLPPPVTSCVRVFTTKEMKAMTSKRCQRLPEVVAAQNREREERRRRGNRLMRDVFNRRMQSRVSKGKISLNHSLTII is encoded by the exons ATGTCTGGCCACCACCGAAGCACCACACACCATCACAAGCACACAGACGAGAGGCGTCTGCTGGCGTCGCGCGTCCCTCCAAAAGCCAGGGAATACTTGTCCGAACTGGCCGTCGATCGGGAGCTTGAGCGTTTCATGGCCTTGTCGTCGACCAATAGCAGCGGGACCAGTCGCAGCAATATGAGCATGCATTCGGCTCAATTGTACTGCACTTCCCGATCAGCGGTAGCGCCATCAAAGCCTGCCCGCTGCAGTGGCAGGAATGGAGGAAAAAAgacatctgcagcagcagcaggacaacAGCCAAGCACAGCTGCCACATCCACTGACGCTCCAGTTGCGTCAGTCCCAAAGGAAACTCAAAGCGAGGAAGAGATCATCAAAGTCATACCAATTGTAGCCACTGACTGCATTGTGGGCTGCGAAAGGATCCGCACCAGTCAATCCGTGTCCGTGGAAGACCTGCGAACACCCACCAAGGCAGCGGCCACCCAGGCGCCAGACAGGACGCCCCAGAAAAAGACGAAAAATACCCAAACGCCCGAGTCGGCCGTGAAGTCCCACAAACGCCTCGAATGGGATCCAGCCGCCGATGTGGGATACTACAAGCGGGCGGTGTCCACCAGCAACCTAAGCACTCTGGAGCGTTCCATCCTGGAGGAGTGCTGGcgccagccgcagcagcgtTCGGAGACCGATTTGGATCgcctgcagctggagcagggAACGACACCCCTACCGCTGCCACAGCGCCCGCCGCTTGCCTCCAGTACGTTTGTGAATCGCAGCGAACGCAAGACGACGCCCAGTCTAGGGAGCatacgcagcagcagcaatcaaAGCAATCGCAGCAGCTCCAGGCGGGAATCCAAGTCGCAGTCCCGATGCACATCGCCAAATGGCGGCAGTTCGGTGGCCAGCAGCTTTGATTATCAGTCGTCGTTGCCTTTGGGGCAGGGTCGCTCCCAGAAGCAGCTggccaaggaggaggagcgtcaGTATACAGCCGCCCAGCTGGAGAAGGTCATGGCAGATGCCGCCAGTCGACGGCAGGCGAAGGAAAACAAGGAGAACTGTCAGCCAGCTACCCAGAGAGGCAGCGACTCCTCTTCTTCGTCAGTTACTGCTGCTGGAACAGAAGCTGAATCTGAAGCCGGATCTGGCAGTGGGCCCAAGGGAGAGCTGGACTTGGGCGTGGATCTCCTCTGCTCGCTGGTGCAGGCCCGCAGTCTCAGCCACATCCAGAAGAAGCACTTGATAAGGGATATTGCGAAACGCATATCCTGCATAGAATTGGGCGAGACCCTGCGCTTCCGCCAGAGTccaaaaaagggaaaag CTGGTGCCCAATGTCAGGACATGGCCACCAACACTACCGCCAGTAAGCCCCGTCCTGTTCCGGCACCAAGGACACTCGTTTTGGTAGCCAACGCCTCGGGCTCCTCTGCAACCAGCAGCTCCAAGGAGATGATCACCGCACGGAGCAATCCACGGACCAGCAAATCAAGCAGTCAACCCACGGAACAAGAGCAGCAGAGTCCCTCTTCGGAGGCCAGCATCTCGAATGAAGTGGAAGCCTCATCTTCTCACAGCAATGATGCCGCTCCCGCACCAGAGATCGCTCCAGCACCAGAACCCGCTCCCGCACCAGAACCCGCTCCCGCACCAGAAATCGCTGCCGCACCAGAACTCGCTGCCGCACCAGAACCCGCTCCCGCGGAAATGGAGCTTGTAAGCCAGGAGTGGCTTAATCCGATGACGCAAAGCGAGATCGAGTACGAGGAGCGTTCGCGTTCGTCCAGCAACGATACGGAATGGCGTCCTACGATCAGTTGGATTGAGTTGGAGATCAAGCGCCTGCAGTCGGTGCATAAGTGTATGACTAGCAATTCATGCCGCCTGGTAGGCCCAGTCGATCACAAAAGTCCAACGAATCCCACGGCTGCCATCGAGTACAATCCCCTGATCGGTGCGAAGCCGCTGATTGAGGTGCTGCCGGCTGCCTCGATTCCGGTTGCGAAAGCGCCACAACGTCGAACAGTGCCTGTTCGAGCACGCATGCTTAGAGGTGCGCAAGAGGAGCGGCCACGCTTGATTGGGAGTCTACATCCTCAGGGAGGACAAAAGGAGCCTCTACCATGCGAAGAGCAGCCCCCAGCTGAGGGTAGATCTCTAACAAATGTGGagccaccagcaccaccgccAGCAACACCGGAATTACAGGTGACCCCACCGataccaccaccgccgccgccaccagtCCCCAGGAGCATTCCACAGCGAGGGAAAATGGCCACACCCAATAGCTCCAGCGATGGCGGCCGCAGCGAAAGTGTGTGCTCCTTTgtgcagcagcgacagcggcagttTATGGAGCACTATCagaaccaacagcagcagcagctccaacaactgcaacagcaccagcagctgcaacagcaacaggagatgcagcagcaacagaggaTCTATcagaagcggcagcaacaggagcaTCATCTTCGGCCACAGATGCATCTTCTACATTGTCCCCAGCACCAGGAGCATCATCATCCACAGCATCGGCAACATCGACATTGCCATCCAGCGGTCCATGGACATGGGCCGAGtgtgcaccagcagcagcatacg GCACCGCAGCACTACATTCAAATGCAATATTcgctgccagcagcagaagcaggcgCAGGAGGAGACGCTGGTGTCTACTACACGGCAGTGCCCCAAGGGTACAGCCTTTTGAACAACGATGCCATTGCCGAATATGTAcaggtggcagcagcagcagtaggaggaggaggtggtaCCACTACCACAGCGACAACCACCAGCAGTTCGATCTCTTCAATGCTGTGCCTCAGCTCGGAGATGTCCATACCGATGGGTGGAGGAGTCGTAAACACCTCCAAGACGACCACGACAACCACCACGCATCAGTATGACGATGCTATGGCAGATAGCACCGGCCAGAGGCACCGCAgggaccagaaccagaaccaaaaccagaaGCAAAGGCTGATGCAGACACAGCGCAGGGGGACGCATGGCATTGCGTATATGATTCAGTTCGGTGATAGCGAAATGCTGCAAACAATGTCGCTGCAGGATCACCTACAGCTCGCCCGTCCCAAGTTCTGTGCCAAGTCGAAGCAGCGCAAGGCCATACTCAATGAAATGCAGATGCTACGCAGCGAGAGGCGGCGcgagctggagcagctgctcGGGGAGGATGTTAGCTTGGAGACACTGGACAGGCGGCTGCAACGACTGCCACCGCCAGTCACAT CTTGTGTCAGAGTTTTCACCACGAAGGAGATGAAGGCAATGACCAGCAAACGATGCCAGCGACTGCCCGAAGTGGTGGCCGCACAGAATCGTGAGCGCGAAGAGCGACGCCGTCGCGGCAATCGCCTCATGCGCGATGTCTTCAATCGG CGCATGCAAAGCCGCGTGTCCAAGGGAAAGATTTCCCTCAACCACAGCCTGACCATTATTTAG
- the Alms1a gene encoding actin cytoskeleton-regulatory complex protein PAN1 isoform X1: MSGHHRSTTHHHKHTDERRLLASRVPPKAREYLSELAVDRELERFMALSSTNSSGTSRSNMSMHSAQLYCTSRSAVAPSKPARCSGRNGGKKTSAAAAGQQPSTAATSTDAPVASVPKETQSEEEIIKVIPIVATDCIVGCERIRTSQSVSVEDLRTPTKAAATQAPDRTPQKKTKNTQTPESAVKSHKRLEWDPAADVGYYKRAVSTSNLSTLERSILEECWRQPQQRSETDLDRLQLEQGTTPLPLPQRPPLASSTFVNRSERKTTPSLGSIRSSSNQSNRSSSRRESKSQSRCTSPNGGSSVASSFDYQSSLPLGQGRSQKQLAKEEERQYTAAQLEKVMADAASRRQAKENKENCQPATQRGSDSSSSSVTAAGTEAESEAGSGSGPKGELDLGVDLLCSLVQARSLSHIQKKHLIRDIAKRISCIELGETLRFRQSPKKGKAAGAQCQDMATNTTASKPRPVPAPRTLVLVANASGSSATSSSKEMITARSNPRTSKSSSQPTEQEQQSPSSEASISNEVEASSSHSNDAAPAPEIAPAPEPAPAPEPAPAPEIAAAPELAAAPEPAPAEMELVSQEWLNPMTQSEIEYEERSRSSSNDTEWRPTISWIELEIKRLQSVHKCMTSNSCRLVGPVDHKSPTNPTAAIEYNPLIGAKPLIEVLPAASIPVAKAPQRRTVPVRARMLRGAQEERPRLIGSLHPQGGQKEPLPCEEQPPAEGRSLTNVEPPAPPPATPELQVTPPIPPPPPPPVPRSIPQRGKMATPNSSSDGGRSESVCSFVQQRQRQFMEHYQNQQQQQLQQLQQHQQLQQQQEMQQQQRIYQKRQQQEHHLRPQMHLLHCPQHQEHHHPQHRQHRHCHPAVHGHGPSVHQQQHTAPQHYIQMQYSLPAAEAGAGGDAGVYYTAVPQGYSLLNNDAIAEYVQVAAAAVGGGGGTTTTATTTSSSISSMLCLSSEMSIPMGGGVVNTSKTTTTTTTHQYDDAMADSTGQRHRRDQNQNQNQKQRLMQTQRRGTHGIAYMIQFGDSEMLQTMSLQDHLQLARPKFCAKSKQRKAILNEMQMLRSERRRELEQLLGEDVSLETLDRRLQRLPPPVTSCVRVFTTKEMKAMTSKRCQRLPEVVAAQNREREERRRRGNRLMRDVFNRRMQSRVSKGKISLNHSLTII; the protein is encoded by the exons ATGTCTGGCCACCACCGAAGCACCACACACCATCACAAGCACACAGACGAGAGGCGTCTGCTGGCGTCGCGCGTCCCTCCAAAAGCCAGGGAATACTTGTCCGAACTGGCCGTCGATCGGGAGCTTGAGCGTTTCATGGCCTTGTCGTCGACCAATAGCAGCGGGACCAGTCGCAGCAATATGAGCATGCATTCGGCTCAATTGTACTGCACTTCCCGATCAGCGGTAGCGCCATCAAAGCCTGCCCGCTGCAGTGGCAGGAATGGAGGAAAAAAgacatctgcagcagcagcaggacaacAGCCAAGCACAGCTGCCACATCCACTGACGCTCCAGTTGCGTCAGTCCCAAAGGAAACTCAAAGCGAGGAAGAGATCATCAAAGTCATACCAATTGTAGCCACTGACTGCATTGTGGGCTGCGAAAGGATCCGCACCAGTCAATCCGTGTCCGTGGAAGACCTGCGAACACCCACCAAGGCAGCGGCCACCCAGGCGCCAGACAGGACGCCCCAGAAAAAGACGAAAAATACCCAAACGCCCGAGTCGGCCGTGAAGTCCCACAAACGCCTCGAATGGGATCCAGCCGCCGATGTGGGATACTACAAGCGGGCGGTGTCCACCAGCAACCTAAGCACTCTGGAGCGTTCCATCCTGGAGGAGTGCTGGcgccagccgcagcagcgtTCGGAGACCGATTTGGATCgcctgcagctggagcagggAACGACACCCCTACCGCTGCCACAGCGCCCGCCGCTTGCCTCCAGTACGTTTGTGAATCGCAGCGAACGCAAGACGACGCCCAGTCTAGGGAGCatacgcagcagcagcaatcaaAGCAATCGCAGCAGCTCCAGGCGGGAATCCAAGTCGCAGTCCCGATGCACATCGCCAAATGGCGGCAGTTCGGTGGCCAGCAGCTTTGATTATCAGTCGTCGTTGCCTTTGGGGCAGGGTCGCTCCCAGAAGCAGCTggccaaggaggaggagcgtcaGTATACAGCCGCCCAGCTGGAGAAGGTCATGGCAGATGCCGCCAGTCGACGGCAGGCGAAGGAAAACAAGGAGAACTGTCAGCCAGCTACCCAGAGAGGCAGCGACTCCTCTTCTTCGTCAGTTACTGCTGCTGGAACAGAAGCTGAATCTGAAGCCGGATCTGGCAGTGGGCCCAAGGGAGAGCTGGACTTGGGCGTGGATCTCCTCTGCTCGCTGGTGCAGGCCCGCAGTCTCAGCCACATCCAGAAGAAGCACTTGATAAGGGATATTGCGAAACGCATATCCTGCATAGAATTGGGCGAGACCCTGCGCTTCCGCCAGAGTccaaaaaagggaaaag CAGCTGGTGCCCAATGTCAGGACATGGCCACCAACACTACCGCCAGTAAGCCCCGTCCTGTTCCGGCACCAAGGACACTCGTTTTGGTAGCCAACGCCTCGGGCTCCTCTGCAACCAGCAGCTCCAAGGAGATGATCACCGCACGGAGCAATCCACGGACCAGCAAATCAAGCAGTCAACCCACGGAACAAGAGCAGCAGAGTCCCTCTTCGGAGGCCAGCATCTCGAATGAAGTGGAAGCCTCATCTTCTCACAGCAATGATGCCGCTCCCGCACCAGAGATCGCTCCAGCACCAGAACCCGCTCCCGCACCAGAACCCGCTCCCGCACCAGAAATCGCTGCCGCACCAGAACTCGCTGCCGCACCAGAACCCGCTCCCGCGGAAATGGAGCTTGTAAGCCAGGAGTGGCTTAATCCGATGACGCAAAGCGAGATCGAGTACGAGGAGCGTTCGCGTTCGTCCAGCAACGATACGGAATGGCGTCCTACGATCAGTTGGATTGAGTTGGAGATCAAGCGCCTGCAGTCGGTGCATAAGTGTATGACTAGCAATTCATGCCGCCTGGTAGGCCCAGTCGATCACAAAAGTCCAACGAATCCCACGGCTGCCATCGAGTACAATCCCCTGATCGGTGCGAAGCCGCTGATTGAGGTGCTGCCGGCTGCCTCGATTCCGGTTGCGAAAGCGCCACAACGTCGAACAGTGCCTGTTCGAGCACGCATGCTTAGAGGTGCGCAAGAGGAGCGGCCACGCTTGATTGGGAGTCTACATCCTCAGGGAGGACAAAAGGAGCCTCTACCATGCGAAGAGCAGCCCCCAGCTGAGGGTAGATCTCTAACAAATGTGGagccaccagcaccaccgccAGCAACACCGGAATTACAGGTGACCCCACCGataccaccaccgccgccgccaccagtCCCCAGGAGCATTCCACAGCGAGGGAAAATGGCCACACCCAATAGCTCCAGCGATGGCGGCCGCAGCGAAAGTGTGTGCTCCTTTgtgcagcagcgacagcggcagttTATGGAGCACTATCagaaccaacagcagcagcagctccaacaactgcaacagcaccagcagctgcaacagcaacaggagatgcagcagcaacagaggaTCTATcagaagcggcagcaacaggagcaTCATCTTCGGCCACAGATGCATCTTCTACATTGTCCCCAGCACCAGGAGCATCATCATCCACAGCATCGGCAACATCGACATTGCCATCCAGCGGTCCATGGACATGGGCCGAGtgtgcaccagcagcagcatacg GCACCGCAGCACTACATTCAAATGCAATATTcgctgccagcagcagaagcaggcgCAGGAGGAGACGCTGGTGTCTACTACACGGCAGTGCCCCAAGGGTACAGCCTTTTGAACAACGATGCCATTGCCGAATATGTAcaggtggcagcagcagcagtaggaggaggaggtggtaCCACTACCACAGCGACAACCACCAGCAGTTCGATCTCTTCAATGCTGTGCCTCAGCTCGGAGATGTCCATACCGATGGGTGGAGGAGTCGTAAACACCTCCAAGACGACCACGACAACCACCACGCATCAGTATGACGATGCTATGGCAGATAGCACCGGCCAGAGGCACCGCAgggaccagaaccagaaccaaaaccagaaGCAAAGGCTGATGCAGACACAGCGCAGGGGGACGCATGGCATTGCGTATATGATTCAGTTCGGTGATAGCGAAATGCTGCAAACAATGTCGCTGCAGGATCACCTACAGCTCGCCCGTCCCAAGTTCTGTGCCAAGTCGAAGCAGCGCAAGGCCATACTCAATGAAATGCAGATGCTACGCAGCGAGAGGCGGCGcgagctggagcagctgctcGGGGAGGATGTTAGCTTGGAGACACTGGACAGGCGGCTGCAACGACTGCCACCGCCAGTCACAT CTTGTGTCAGAGTTTTCACCACGAAGGAGATGAAGGCAATGACCAGCAAACGATGCCAGCGACTGCCCGAAGTGGTGGCCGCACAGAATCGTGAGCGCGAAGAGCGACGCCGTCGCGGCAATCGCCTCATGCGCGATGTCTTCAATCGG CGCATGCAAAGCCGCGTGTCCAAGGGAAAGATTTCCCTCAACCACAGCCTGACCATTATTTAG